In Thermogemmatispora onikobensis, the genomic stretch GCGGGCCAGTTCCTCTAGATTGACATCGGGGGCCAGGGGCACCTGGCGCGTATGGATGCGCAGGATGGCCTCGCGTCCACGCCGATCGGGACGATCGACCACGACCTGGCGATCAAAACGACCAGGGCGCAGCAGGGCCGGGTCAAGCACATCCGGGCGGTTGGTGGCAGCCAGCACAACAATGGCCTCGTGCGGCTCGAAACCATCCATTTCGACCAGGAGCTGCTCGAGCGTATGCTCACGCTCATCATTGCTGGCCAGCGTGCCAGCCCCACTGCGAGCGCGCCCGATCGCGTCGATCTCATCAATAAAAATGATGCATGGAGCATTCTTACGCGCCTGAGCAAACAGGTCACGCACGCGGCTGGCGCCGACCCCAACGAACAATTCCACGAAGTCGGTCGCGCTGCTGCTGAAGAAGGGGACGCCGGCCTCTCCGGCGACGGCGCGTGCGAGCAGCGTCTTGCCCGTGCCAGGTGGACCGACAAGCAAGACCCCCTTGGGAATGTGGGCCCCAATCTGCAGGAAGCGCTGAGGGTCGCGCAAGAAGTCGATGACTTCGCGCAGCTCAGCCTTGGCCTCTTCCACGCCGGCGACGTCGGCGAAGGTGGTCGTCGGTCGCTCTTCAGTATAGAGCCTGGCCCGACTGCGTCCGAAGCCGAAGAGTCCCCCTCCTTGCATGTCCTGGAGCTGGCGCATGCCTCGCCAGCTCATCAAGGCAAAGTAGAGCAGCAGGAGGACCGGGAGCAGATTCACGAACCAGGAGAGCGCGGTCTGCCACCAGGACGGCTGCACCGGTTCGGCGCGCACCTCGACGCCCTTCTGCTCCAGGAGAGGCAGCAGGTTAGGGTCGCCGGGTGCAGGGACGTACGTTGAGAAGTGAGTGGCCGAGACCGTCTGGCCGTCTGACTGCCGCTGCTCAATGGGCGACTTGAGCGTTCCGGTGACGCTATTGTCGCTCTTAATGGTGACACTGGCAACGTTGCCCCGCTGGACCTGCTGAATGAAGGTGCTATAGGCCAGATCAATGGTGGTCGTCTGTCCCCAGCCCGTCAGGTTGAAGAAAAACGGGCCGTAGAAGACGAGATTGATGAGCACCATAATCAGCAGAAGCCGTAGCCAGAAACCCAGACGGGGCTGGGGTTGATTCTGCTGCGAAGATGGATCTGGTCGCTGCTCTCTACCAGCCCTGGGGCCGCCCTTACTGGCTGGGTGATTGCTCCCAGGCTGCTGAGTCGATGGCTGCCTGTTCGAGACCGTGCTTTGCTGCTGTTCGAGCATCGTCGCCTCCCCCGGCAGGCCGCGGGTTACCAGCAAGCCGGACATGCGTAGGAGAGACAGCGCTGGCAACTGGCCTGCCTGACACATAAAAAGCTCCTCTCACTCTTGCTACGATGATGGACTGAAAACGAACACGCAGACGGACGAATGAATGAAGAGCGGAGGCCGGCAAACGGCGCTCGGTGCAAACCAGATGACGTGAGCGCCAGGAGCAGAGGCGCTCGGACGCAAGATCTCGGAACCAGCTGAATCGGTGACGGCTATTGTCTCTCTCAAGTGAATCTTATAGATAATCTGGTACGCATTGTCAAGTGCCTCAATGAACTCATCAAGTGATGATGTGTGGGGAAGAAGTGCCCTCGCCACTCTGTTACTCTCTTCTAAGATGCTATGAGATGTGTTAAAGCATTGTGTATCATGATGACCTTGACTGAAGCAGCCAGAAGCCGTACACTGGAAAGGCCCCTTTCCCCCTGGCCAGCTCAATGCTGGCGAGTCTCTTCCTGGGGGTGGAGAGACAGACCAAGTGCTTGGCCCAGTCGCTGTGCGACACGAACCTTGGAGTGGGGGTCACTGACTGAGCAAGTGATGGCTCGTACACTTGTTTCTTTGCGGTCGAGAAGGAATGGAGCCAGGAAGGAGGTTGGTTGTTATGCTCTTGACGGGGGCTCATGTGGCAGCCTTACGGGAACTGGCGAGCAGTGAGGAGGCAGGCCAGGCTGCCTACGAGTTGGCAGAGGATGATCGCCGTGCCTTGATCTATCGCGCCTTGGAGTTGCAGGGGCTGGCAGTGCTGGAGCTGCCGCGCTCCTATCGTCTGACCTATGCCGGACGAGAAGCTCTGCAGCTGCTGGAGGAGATGCACCGCGACTGGCAGGCGGGTACCCTCACGCTGGATGAGCGCGGACAGCACCTTTTGGCGGGCGAGTATGAGAATGGGGTAGAGGGCTGGCGCTTTTTGGGGTCGGATATACTGGCTGCGCTACAGGCTGCCGAGCACGCTGGTGGGAGGGTGGGGCCTGCAACTGAGAGCTTGCTACAGGCGCGCGGCCTGACTGAGGAGGCAACCGATCCGCTTCATAAGAGCGTGGTGCGGCGCCTGAATCGACATGGACGGGCCTGGCTCGACTTTGCGCGGCGTCATCGGCCCCGTTTGGAGATCGATGGAGGGCTGGCCAACGCCATCCAGCGGATGATTCCGGGCTACAGCGGGCGCCCAGCGCCAGAACTGTCGGGCGACTTTATCGATCTGCTGGAGGCGATGGAGCTGATTACCTGGTCGCTGCCCGATGGCCGGTTCTATGCCCTGACGGCGCTGGGAGAGGCTGTCTATGAAGCGCTGCGCAAGGGGGGCTACACGATTGGGGCCGTCGCTCTTGATGAGCCTATTCTTAAACTGCTGGCCCTTCTGGTTGACCGCGGCAGCGAGGCCCTCGCAGCTGATCAAAGCGAGCAGCTACAGGAACTGGGCTTTATGAGCCTGGATGGTCACCTCACGCCCGCTGGCGAGGCAGCTCTCCGGGCCTACGCTCTCCTGCAGAGCGAGCGACCTGTCTCGGTGCGGACCTTTGCCCTCACAGAGGCCGAGGTTGAAGTCTTGCTGGCTCTCCATCAGCTGGCAGCCCGCCAGGAGAATGGTGGCCCTCCTCCTGACCTGGAGCGTCTGCGCAAAACGCTGGTAGAGCAGTTGGCCAGCCGCTATCGCGAGATCGTTGGGCGGTATGGCCGACGTCTGGAGGAGCGGTCGGCGCTGAAACGGCGCGCCCTGGAGCTGGTGGAGGAGTTACACAGCCGCGATGAGTGGTTTGACTCACTGTGGGACCTGGAGGAGCTGGTGGCCAGTCTGGAGGCGCTGGCGCTGGTACGGACCGAGAGCGATGGGGAGCGGACGCTCTATCAGTTGACGCCCTATGGCCAGCGCGTGGTTGAGGAGCAGCAGCAGGAACAGAGACGCGCGATCTCCTCGACGGCGGTCAAGGCCGTGAGTATGGCACTGACGCGCTGGACAGGGCTGGCAACTTCCTGGGTCGAGCGAGCGCTTGAGGAGGGTCTCGTCGGCAGTGGAGGAGGTGTGACCCGCGCAGGCCGGCTCTACTCCTGGCTGGCTGAGCATTGTCCGCGCCAGCCGATGCTGACACGCCTGGAGGCCGAGGTCCTGGTCAATCTGCCGGAGACGGAACCAGGGCCGTTTGTCTCCGAGTACCAGGCCTCTCTAGAGGCGGAACGCCTGGCCTGGGCGCTCGATAAACTAGAGGCGCATGGATTGATTGATCGCCTGCCAGATGGGCAGATTGTACGCACCGAGGCGGGACAACTGCTCGCGCGGGCGGTGGTTGGAGCGACAAAGCTGGCCCACCCCATTACACCGCGCATTGTACGCCTGCTTGCAGCCATGCGTCAGGTCGGGACACTCTACGTCAAGGAGCAGAAAGTCCGTATTCAGCCGGAGCAGTGGAAGGAGGTGGAGCGCCTGACAGGCCTGGGACCACAGGA encodes the following:
- a CDS encoding DUF505 domain-containing protein, whose translation is MLLTGAHVAALRELASSEEAGQAAYELAEDDRRALIYRALELQGLAVLELPRSYRLTYAGREALQLLEEMHRDWQAGTLTLDERGQHLLAGEYENGVEGWRFLGSDILAALQAAEHAGGRVGPATESLLQARGLTEEATDPLHKSVVRRLNRHGRAWLDFARRHRPRLEIDGGLANAIQRMIPGYSGRPAPELSGDFIDLLEAMELITWSLPDGRFYALTALGEAVYEALRKGGYTIGAVALDEPILKLLALLVDRGSEALAADQSEQLQELGFMSLDGHLTPAGEAALRAYALLQSERPVSVRTFALTEAEVEVLLALHQLAARQENGGPPPDLERLRKTLVEQLASRYREIVGRYGRRLEERSALKRRALELVEELHSRDEWFDSLWDLEELVASLEALALVRTESDGERTLYQLTPYGQRVVEEQQQEQRRAISSTAVKAVSMALTRWTGLATSWVERALEEGLVGSGGGVTRAGRLYSWLAEHCPRQPMLTRLEAEVLVNLPETEPGPFVSEYQASLEAERLAWALDKLEAHGLIDRLPDGQIVRTEAGQLLARAVVGATKLAHPITPRIVRLLAAMRQVGTLYVKEQKVRIQPEQWKEVERLTGLGPQEFLETRHVARMGHYIGEVTLNQAGLEVLEAAALLQQRT
- the ftsH gene encoding ATP-dependent zinc metalloprotease FtsH gives rise to the protein MCQAGQLPALSLLRMSGLLVTRGLPGEATMLEQQQSTVSNRQPSTQQPGSNHPASKGGPRAGREQRPDPSSQQNQPQPRLGFWLRLLLIMVLINLVFYGPFFFNLTGWGQTTTIDLAYSTFIQQVQRGNVASVTIKSDNSVTGTLKSPIEQRQSDGQTVSATHFSTYVPAPGDPNLLPLLEQKGVEVRAEPVQPSWWQTALSWFVNLLPVLLLLYFALMSWRGMRQLQDMQGGGLFGFGRSRARLYTEERPTTTFADVAGVEEAKAELREVIDFLRDPQRFLQIGAHIPKGVLLVGPPGTGKTLLARAVAGEAGVPFFSSSATDFVELFVGVGASRVRDLFAQARKNAPCIIFIDEIDAIGRARSGAGTLASNDEREHTLEQLLVEMDGFEPHEAIVVLAATNRPDVLDPALLRPGRFDRQVVVDRPDRRGREAILRIHTRQVPLAPDVNLEELARSTPGFSGADLANLVNEAALAAARQGKSQVDRQNFQEALDKLLLGGKREALMDERERRTVAYHEAGHALVAAVLPNVDPLYKVTIVPRGRALGVTQFLPEDDRHNYSRTYLLQRLAVALGGRTAEEVALGEITSGAENDLKEATRLARRMVTEWGMGESTGLVAYELEQGDGFIGGPLPGEHQRLYAEATAQRVDAEVERIMEQAHQQARAVLTEHRAALDRLAEALFHEEVLEREQVLQLIRESTAP